One part of the Microlunatus elymi genome encodes these proteins:
- a CDS encoding long-chain-fatty-acid--CoA ligase: protein MAGNEAPVRADESAAGIPDTAGESANLAQWLRRWAAETPDAPAIRQGALTLSYRALDDAAGRAASLLTSHGVGPGDHVSLIMPNVAYFPIVYYAILRLGAIVVPSNPLLKAGEISYIWQDSDCRVAVVLNLFAPDAELAAKDTGTDVITVVPGEFDQLLAGQEPDTSVAERSADDTAVILYTSGTTGRPKGAELTHANIGSNVATMVETLSHTGPGDVVFGGLPLFHSFGQTCAMNSAVYAGAALALLPRFDAEQALEIVQDDKVTVFLGVPTMYMALLAVKDPQRFDTSALRQCCSGGSSMPVEVLHGIEKTFQVTVLEGYGLSETAPVATFNHPDRPSKPGSVGTPIRGVEAKVVGPDDQEVPVGEIGEIVIRGENIMKGYLNNPTATQEAMRGGWFHSGDLGRMDSDGYFFIVDRVKDMIVRNAFNVYPREIEELLYTHPAVAEAAVVGVPDAVHGEEIAALITLKEGEAVTEDELREWTKERIAAYKYPRIIRFGEIPKGPTGKMLKREIKIG, encoded by the coding sequence ATGGCAGGCAACGAAGCCCCGGTACGAGCCGACGAGTCGGCCGCCGGCATCCCCGACACCGCAGGCGAATCCGCGAACCTGGCCCAGTGGTTGCGCCGGTGGGCGGCCGAGACTCCCGACGCCCCAGCGATCCGACAGGGCGCGCTGACCCTCAGCTATCGAGCCCTGGACGATGCCGCCGGCCGGGCGGCGAGTCTGTTGACGTCGCACGGCGTCGGCCCCGGTGATCACGTCTCGTTGATCATGCCGAACGTCGCCTACTTCCCGATCGTCTACTACGCGATCCTGCGCCTGGGCGCGATCGTGGTGCCGAGCAATCCGCTGCTCAAGGCCGGGGAGATCTCCTATATCTGGCAGGACTCCGACTGCCGGGTGGCGGTGGTGCTGAATCTGTTCGCGCCGGATGCGGAACTGGCCGCCAAGGACACCGGCACCGATGTGATCACCGTGGTGCCGGGCGAATTCGATCAACTGCTGGCCGGTCAGGAACCTGACACCAGCGTGGCCGAACGGTCAGCGGACGACACCGCGGTGATCTTGTACACCTCCGGCACCACCGGTCGGCCCAAGGGCGCCGAGCTGACCCACGCCAACATCGGCAGCAATGTCGCCACCATGGTCGAGACGTTGTCCCACACCGGGCCGGGCGACGTCGTCTTCGGCGGACTGCCGCTCTTCCACTCCTTCGGCCAGACCTGCGCGATGAACTCCGCCGTGTACGCCGGTGCCGCGTTGGCCCTGCTGCCGAGGTTCGATGCCGAACAAGCGCTGGAGATCGTCCAGGACGACAAGGTGACCGTGTTCCTCGGCGTGCCGACGATGTACATGGCGCTGCTGGCGGTCAAGGATCCGCAGCGCTTCGACACCTCGGCACTGCGTCAGTGTTGCTCGGGCGGATCGTCGATGCCGGTCGAGGTGTTGCACGGAATCGAGAAGACCTTCCAGGTAACGGTTCTGGAGGGGTACGGGCTGTCCGAGACCGCTCCGGTGGCGACCTTCAACCATCCCGATCGCCCCAGCAAGCCCGGCTCGGTCGGCACCCCGATCCGCGGCGTCGAGGCCAAGGTGGTCGGCCCCGATGATCAAGAGGTGCCGGTCGGCGAGATCGGCGAGATCGTGATCCGCGGCGAGAACATCATGAAAGGCTACCTGAACAATCCCACCGCCACCCAGGAAGCGATGCGGGGCGGCTGGTTCCACAGTGGTGATCTTGGTCGGATGGACTCCGACGGCTACTTCTTCATCGTGGACCGGGTCAAGGACATGATCGTCCGCAACGCGTTCAACGTGTATCCACGGGAGATCGAAGAACTCCTCTACACCCATCCGGCGGTCGCCGAAGCCGCAGTGGTCGGCGTGCCGGATGCCGTGCACGGCGAGGAGATCGCGGCGTTGATCACGTTGAAGGAGGGCGAGGCCGTCACCGAGGACGAGTTGCGGGAGTGGACCAAGGAGCGGATCGCGGCCTACAAGTATCCGCGGATCATCCGGTTCGGCGAGATCCCCAAGGGCCCGACCGGCAAGATGCTGAAGCGGGAGATCAAGATCGGTTGA
- a CDS encoding PLP-dependent aminotransferase family protein, with protein MSLADLSPAELSALHEELTTRYEELKPAGLKLDLTRGKPSAEQLDLSNELLGLPGPDHTVDAAGVDVRNYGGLQGLQEIRQIFGDLLGIPADQLIAADNSSLSIMHDSLTFALLHGRPGGAPWARLQARGETIKVLCPTPGYDRHFMLSEALGFELIPVDLDVDGPDLDTIKKLAAEDPLIKAIWVVPTYANPNGAVYSSEVTRELVSMPTAADDFTILWDNAYAVHHLTDDEIKPVDVLGLAAEARHPDRVFVYASSSKITFAGAGVSFFGGSKTIIDWYLANLSKRTIGPDKINQLRHALFLKDADGVRALMRRHRAIIEPKFAAVEEILADRLGSYEVARWTEPQGGYFISLDVAEHTAAEVVRLAKEAGIALTPAGSAYPYGKDPADKNIRIAPTFPPLAQVRTAIDGLATCVLLAAVTRRLAQ; from the coding sequence ATGAGCCTGGCCGACCTGTCGCCGGCAGAACTGTCCGCGCTGCACGAGGAACTGACCACCCGCTACGAGGAACTCAAGCCGGCCGGGCTGAAGCTCGACCTCACGCGCGGCAAGCCCTCGGCCGAACAGCTCGACCTGTCGAACGAGCTGCTCGGCCTGCCCGGCCCCGATCACACCGTCGATGCGGCCGGTGTCGACGTCCGCAACTACGGCGGATTGCAAGGCCTGCAGGAGATTCGGCAGATCTTCGGTGACCTGCTCGGCATCCCGGCCGATCAGTTGATCGCTGCCGACAACTCCAGCCTGTCGATCATGCACGACAGCCTGACCTTCGCGCTGCTGCACGGCCGGCCGGGTGGGGCGCCGTGGGCTCGACTGCAGGCTCGCGGCGAGACGATCAAGGTGCTCTGCCCGACCCCCGGCTACGACCGGCACTTCATGCTCAGCGAGGCGCTCGGCTTCGAGCTGATCCCGGTCGACCTCGACGTCGACGGCCCGGACCTGGACACGATCAAGAAGTTGGCGGCCGAGGACCCGCTGATCAAGGCGATCTGGGTGGTGCCGACCTACGCCAACCCGAACGGTGCGGTTTACAGCAGCGAGGTCACGCGTGAGCTGGTGTCGATGCCGACCGCGGCCGACGACTTCACCATCCTGTGGGACAACGCGTACGCGGTGCATCACCTGACCGACGACGAGATCAAGCCCGTCGACGTCCTCGGGCTGGCCGCCGAGGCCCGGCATCCGGATCGGGTGTTCGTCTACGCCTCCAGTTCCAAGATCACCTTCGCCGGCGCCGGGGTGTCGTTCTTCGGCGGTTCGAAGACGATCATCGACTGGTATCTGGCCAATCTGTCCAAGCGGACCATCGGGCCGGACAAGATCAATCAGCTGCGGCACGCGCTCTTCCTGAAGGACGCCGACGGCGTACGCGCGTTGATGCGCAGGCATCGCGCGATCATCGAGCCCAAATTCGCTGCTGTGGAAGAGATCCTGGCCGATCGGCTCGGTTCGTACGAGGTGGCTCGCTGGACCGAACCGCAGGGCGGCTACTTCATCAGTCTCGATGTCGCCGAGCACACCGCGGCCGAGGTCGTCCGGTTGGCCAAGGAAGCCGGCATCGCCCTCACCCCGGCCGGCTCGGCCTACCCCTACGGCAAGGACCCGGCCGACAAGAACATCCGGATCGCCCCGACCTTCCCGCCACTGGCCCAGGTCAGGACCGCCATCGACGGCCTCGCCACCTGCGTCCTTCTCGCCGCCGTCACCCGCCGCCTCGCCCAGTAG
- a CDS encoding MFS transporter — protein sequence MSTLVDRIVPARMGRSFRWLLASSWTSNIGDGIALAAGPLLVASQTNSAFIVALAGLMQKLPWLIFGLWAGALADRLDRRKVVMIADTLRAGVVAVLCVTIVTGHVNIGVVMITMTLYGVAEVFADTTTSTLLPMMVDRRDLGTGNQRLQAGFLTCNQLVGPPVGAFLFAAGMAWPFLVQVLCVLLAVLLVSRIATSQASSADPVARTHVRRDVVEGLRWIWQHAAVRTLALVILVFNVTWAAAWSVLVLWSRDHLGMSETGFGLLTTGSAVGGLIGTGLYGSIERRFKLATIMRVCLLLEVLTHLALALVTTGWLAIAVMVEFGAYAFIWGTVSNTVRQRAVPQRYHGRVSAAYMMCVYGGLIVGQAIGGVIAQHWGLVAPFWFAFFGAGITLALVWKQLGSIAHADSGDDRPATSAT from the coding sequence GTGAGCACACTGGTGGACCGGATCGTCCCGGCGCGGATGGGTCGGAGCTTCCGCTGGTTGCTCGCATCGTCCTGGACCAGCAACATCGGCGACGGGATCGCGCTGGCGGCCGGACCGTTGCTGGTGGCCTCGCAGACGAACTCCGCCTTCATCGTCGCGCTGGCGGGCCTGATGCAGAAGCTGCCATGGCTGATCTTCGGGCTGTGGGCCGGTGCGCTGGCCGATCGGCTCGATCGCCGCAAGGTGGTGATGATCGCCGACACCCTGCGCGCCGGAGTGGTCGCGGTGCTGTGCGTGACGATCGTGACCGGGCACGTGAACATCGGCGTGGTCATGATCACCATGACCCTGTACGGGGTGGCCGAGGTGTTCGCCGACACCACCACCTCGACGCTGCTGCCGATGATGGTCGACCGGCGCGACCTCGGCACCGGGAACCAGCGGCTGCAGGCCGGCTTCCTGACCTGCAACCAACTCGTCGGCCCACCGGTCGGCGCCTTCCTGTTCGCGGCCGGGATGGCCTGGCCGTTCCTGGTCCAGGTGCTCTGTGTGCTGCTGGCCGTGCTGTTGGTGTCGCGGATCGCCACCTCCCAGGCATCGTCCGCCGACCCGGTAGCTCGTACCCACGTCCGCCGGGACGTCGTCGAGGGGCTGCGCTGGATCTGGCAGCACGCCGCGGTCCGTACGTTGGCGTTGGTGATCTTGGTCTTCAACGTGACCTGGGCGGCCGCCTGGTCGGTGCTGGTGCTGTGGTCGCGCGACCACCTCGGCATGAGTGAGACCGGCTTCGGCCTGCTCACCACCGGCTCGGCGGTCGGCGGGCTGATCGGCACCGGCCTGTACGGCAGCATCGAGCGCCGCTTCAAGTTGGCCACCATCATGCGGGTCTGCCTGCTGCTGGAGGTGCTGACCCATCTGGCGCTCGCCCTGGTCACCACCGGCTGGCTGGCGATCGCGGTGATGGTCGAGTTCGGCGCGTACGCCTTCATCTGGGGCACGGTCTCGAACACGGTCCGGCAGCGTGCGGTACCGCAGCGCTACCATGGCCGGGTGAGCGCTGCCTACATGATGTGCGTGTACGGAGGTCTGATCGTCGGCCAGGCGATCGGCGGCGTGATCGCCCAGCACTGGGGTTTGGTCGCGCCGTTCTGGTTCGCCTTCTTCGGCGCCGGCATCACCCTGGCCCTGGTCTGGAAGCAACTCGGGAGCATCGCCCACGCCGACTCCGGCGACGACCGCCCCGCAACCAGCGCCACCTGA
- the secE gene encoding preprotein translocase subunit SecE, with protein sequence MADEKDTDSASDKDASESAAARSARSDGSSPVSPQSAGSPQSAGSPDSPELDDPSELEYDASDERDDAPDSDGEDDREGERELVGVGARKRRSGGEDSASGSATKTGGRKKDHATPKQKSAADKPKRTTPASFVRGSISELKKVVYPTGNQLANYFVVVLVFVLIVIGIVTGLDYGFGWLMLKIFG encoded by the coding sequence GTGGCAGACGAGAAAGACACCGATTCGGCGTCCGACAAGGACGCGTCCGAATCGGCTGCTGCCCGATCCGCTCGGTCCGACGGGTCCAGCCCGGTGAGCCCGCAGTCAGCTGGCAGCCCGCAGTCAGCTGGCAGCCCCGACTCGCCTGAGCTCGACGACCCGTCCGAACTGGAGTACGACGCGTCCGATGAGCGCGACGACGCTCCGGACTCCGACGGCGAGGACGACCGAGAGGGCGAGCGGGAGCTGGTCGGCGTCGGCGCCCGGAAGCGGCGGTCCGGCGGCGAGGACTCCGCGTCCGGATCGGCGACCAAGACCGGCGGCCGCAAGAAGGACCACGCGACACCGAAGCAGAAGTCGGCGGCGGACAAGCCGAAGCGCACCACGCCGGCCAGTTTCGTACGAGGCTCGATCAGCGAGCTGAAGAAGGTCGTCTATCCGACCGGCAACCAGCTGGCCAACTACTTCGTGGTCGTGCTCGTGTTCGTGCTGATCGTGATCGGAATCGTGACCGGTCTGGACTACGGCTTCGGCTGGCTGATGCTGAAGATATTCGGCTGA
- the nusG gene encoding transcription termination/antitermination protein NusG has translation MSEYVPNESGPNESGPGDNAEDLGGRQSNGDNDVAENFPPNSEPEGLLPEGEESTESTQSQDQEQDFEVDLGQQSFGRDDSGDGKSGSDDFDINLDFGAETEEADSGINLDFKTEAEEQADEQAELDEQDADAADELVLEEFRAELRAKIGEWYVVHTYSGMENRVKQNLENRVTSLNMEDYIHEIVVPTEEVTEIRNGQRKQIKRTTLPGYVLVRMDLTDESWSTVRHTPSVTGFVGHSNNPVPLGLDEVEKMLAPAVVAAANANKAAPTAKKKKVEVADYVEGDSVMVIDGPFAGVHATITEINANAQRLKALVEILGRETPVDLTFSQIQKV, from the coding sequence ATGAGCGAGTACGTGCCGAACGAGTCTGGGCCAAACGAGTCTGGGCCAGGAGACAACGCCGAGGACCTCGGCGGCCGACAGAGCAATGGAGATAACGACGTGGCAGAGAACTTTCCCCCGAACTCTGAGCCTGAAGGGCTGCTGCCCGAGGGTGAGGAGTCGACGGAAAGCACCCAGTCGCAGGACCAGGAGCAGGACTTCGAGGTAGATCTCGGTCAGCAGAGCTTCGGCCGCGACGACTCCGGCGACGGGAAGTCCGGCTCTGACGACTTCGACATCAACCTCGACTTCGGCGCCGAGACCGAGGAGGCCGACAGCGGCATCAACCTCGACTTCAAGACCGAAGCAGAAGAGCAGGCCGACGAGCAGGCCGAGCTGGACGAGCAGGACGCCGACGCGGCCGACGAGCTGGTGTTGGAGGAGTTCCGTGCCGAGCTGCGGGCCAAAATCGGCGAGTGGTACGTGGTGCACACGTACTCAGGGATGGAGAACCGAGTCAAGCAGAACCTGGAGAACCGGGTCACCTCGCTGAACATGGAGGACTACATCCACGAGATCGTGGTCCCCACCGAGGAAGTCACCGAGATCCGCAACGGTCAGCGCAAGCAGATCAAGCGGACCACCCTGCCCGGCTACGTGCTGGTCCGGATGGACCTGACCGACGAGTCCTGGTCGACCGTCCGGCACACCCCATCGGTGACCGGCTTCGTCGGCCACTCCAACAATCCGGTGCCGCTCGGCCTGGACGAGGTGGAGAAGATGCTCGCTCCGGCCGTGGTCGCCGCCGCGAACGCCAACAAGGCCGCGCCGACCGCCAAGAAGAAGAAGGTCGAGGTCGCCGACTACGTCGAGGGCGATTCGGTGATGGTGATCGACGGTCCGTTCGCCGGCGTGCACGCCACGATCACCGAGATCAACGCCAACGCGCAGCGGCTGAAGGCCCTGGTCGAGATCCTCGGCCGGGAGACCCCGGTCGACCTGACCTTCTCCCAGATCCAGAAGGTCTAG
- the rplK gene encoding 50S ribosomal protein L11, giving the protein MPAKKKVAALVKVALQAGAATPAPPVGTALGPHGVNIMEFCKAYNAATESQRGNVIPVEITIYEDRSFTFVTKTPPAAELIKKAAGLQKGSGNALETVGKITADQVREIATTKLPDLNANDVEGAMKIVAGTARSMGVKVEG; this is encoded by the coding sequence ATGCCCGCCAAGAAGAAGGTTGCGGCGCTGGTCAAGGTTGCCCTGCAAGCGGGCGCCGCGACCCCCGCCCCGCCGGTCGGTACCGCGCTCGGTCCGCACGGCGTCAACATCATGGAATTCTGCAAGGCGTACAACGCCGCGACGGAATCCCAGCGTGGCAACGTGATTCCGGTCGAGATCACCATCTACGAGGACCGCAGCTTCACGTTCGTCACCAAGACCCCGCCGGCCGCCGAGTTGATCAAGAAGGCCGCCGGTCTGCAGAAGGGTTCCGGCAACGCGCTGGAGACCGTCGGCAAGATCACCGCCGATCAGGTGCGTGAGATCGCCACGACCAAGCTCCCCGATCTGAACGCCAACGACGTCGAGGGTGCGATGAAGATCGTCGCCGGCACCGCCCGTTCGATGGGCGTCAAGGTCGAAGGCTGA
- the rplA gene encoding 50S ribosomal protein L1 codes for MKRSKNYAAAAEKRNPEQLYTPAEALTLAKQNSSAKFDETVDVAMRLGVDPRKADQMVRGTVNLPNGTGKTARVLVFATGDRAAQAEAAGADEVGSDELIEKVAGGYLDFDAVVATPDLMGKVGRLGRVLGPRGLMPNPKTGTVTMDVAKAVSDIKGGKIEFRVDRHSNLHFIIGKASFSDEQLNQNYFAALDEVLRLKPSSSKGRYIKKITVSTTMGPGIQVDPSDTKA; via the coding sequence ATGAAGCGCAGCAAGAACTACGCAGCAGCCGCCGAGAAGCGCAATCCTGAGCAGCTGTACACCCCGGCCGAGGCGCTCACCCTGGCCAAGCAGAACAGCTCGGCCAAGTTCGACGAGACCGTCGATGTGGCCATGCGTCTGGGTGTCGACCCGCGGAAGGCGGACCAGATGGTCCGCGGCACCGTGAATCTCCCCAACGGAACCGGCAAGACGGCAAGGGTCCTCGTCTTCGCCACCGGGGACCGGGCCGCCCAGGCCGAGGCGGCGGGTGCCGACGAGGTTGGCTCCGACGAGCTGATCGAGAAGGTGGCCGGCGGCTACCTGGACTTCGACGCGGTCGTCGCCACCCCGGATCTGATGGGCAAGGTCGGCCGGCTCGGCCGGGTGCTCGGTCCGCGTGGCCTGATGCCGAACCCGAAGACCGGCACCGTCACCATGGACGTGGCCAAGGCCGTGTCCGACATCAAGGGCGGCAAGATCGAGTTCCGGGTCGACCGGCACTCCAACCTGCACTTCATCATCGGCAAGGCGTCGTTCAGCGATGAGCAGCTGAACCAGAACTACTTCGCCGCGCTGGACGAGGTGCTGCGGCTCAAGCCGAGCAGCTCCAAGGGCCGCTACATCAAGAAGATCACCGTGTCCACCACGATGGGCCCGGGCATCCAGGTCGACCCGAGCGACACCAAGGCCTGA
- a CDS encoding lysozyme, whose protein sequence is MQHAGRTTRRWLTAGAAALMMTLIAPAAISAAAPNRPNGSAGADHAMGSQIRKHEGSGAATRAVARPMAAASSVRGIDVSSWQGTVDWTAQWNAGKRFAWVKATEGTNYTNPYFTSQYGGSYKKGFIRGAYHFALPDKSSGATQAKYFSDHGGGWSADGKTLPGVVDLEYNPYGATCYGKTKAQMRTWIADFSNYYKKRWNKYPAIYTSTSWWSKCVNSSFSSTNALWVARYASTVGTLPYNWAYYTVWQYSSSPIDQNVFNGTTTQLRTFAANHD, encoded by the coding sequence ATGCAGCACGCTGGCCGTACGACGCGGCGCTGGCTCACAGCCGGCGCCGCCGCGTTGATGATGACCCTGATCGCCCCGGCTGCCATCAGCGCGGCGGCCCCCAACCGGCCGAACGGCTCGGCCGGAGCTGATCATGCGATGGGATCGCAGATCCGCAAGCACGAGGGTTCCGGTGCCGCGACGCGGGCCGTCGCCCGGCCGATGGCCGCCGCCAGTTCGGTTCGCGGCATCGACGTCAGCAGTTGGCAGGGCACCGTCGACTGGACCGCGCAGTGGAACGCCGGCAAGCGGTTCGCCTGGGTGAAGGCGACCGAGGGCACGAACTACACCAACCCGTACTTCACCTCGCAGTACGGCGGCTCGTACAAGAAGGGCTTCATCCGCGGCGCCTACCACTTCGCGCTGCCGGACAAGTCCAGCGGCGCCACCCAGGCCAAGTACTTCTCCGATCACGGCGGCGGTTGGTCCGCCGACGGCAAGACCCTGCCCGGCGTGGTGGATCTGGAATACAACCCGTACGGCGCGACGTGTTACGGCAAGACCAAGGCCCAGATGCGGACCTGGATCGCCGACTTCAGCAACTACTACAAGAAGCGCTGGAACAAGTACCCGGCGATCTACACCTCCACCAGCTGGTGGAGCAAGTGCGTGAACAGTTCCTTCAGCAGCACCAACGCGCTCTGGGTCGCCCGCTACGCCAGCACCGTCGGTACCCTTCCGTACAACTGGGCCTACTACACGGTTTGGCAGTACAGCAGCTCACCGATCGATCAGAACGTCTTCAACGGCACCACGACTCAGCTGAGGACGTTCGCCGCGAACCACGACTGA
- a CDS encoding ABC transporter ATP-binding protein, translating into MTQTAVSTASRDAEHEPLLEVDDLKVEFRVGHGVVSAVNGVSFTLEKGRTLAVVGESGSGKSVTAQAIMRLLQTPPARVTGGRILFQGRDLLQLSESAHRAVCGEHIAIVFQDALAALNPVYSIGFQLSEALRRRRHLSRSRARARAIELLQLVEVPNASQRVKDYPHQFSGGMRQRVMIAMALALEPEVLIADEPTTALDVTVQAQIMRLLGEIQAEREMGMILITHDLGVVAEVADEVNVMYAGRVVEQAPVEQIFARPGHPYTQALLRSIPRLDRKGHQLDAISGRPPELTRIPAGCPFHPRCDRAEDICRSDPAPALRELAGGRSAACQFAE; encoded by the coding sequence ATGACCCAGACGGCCGTCTCGACCGCATCCCGCGACGCCGAGCACGAACCGCTGCTGGAGGTCGACGACCTGAAGGTCGAATTCCGGGTCGGGCACGGGGTGGTGTCGGCGGTCAACGGCGTCTCGTTCACGCTGGAGAAGGGCCGAACGTTGGCGGTCGTCGGCGAGTCCGGCAGCGGCAAGAGCGTCACCGCGCAGGCGATCATGCGGCTGCTGCAGACCCCGCCCGCCCGGGTCACCGGCGGCCGGATTCTCTTCCAGGGCAGGGATCTGCTGCAGCTGTCCGAGTCGGCGCACCGGGCCGTCTGCGGCGAGCACATCGCGATCGTGTTCCAGGACGCGCTGGCCGCGCTAAACCCGGTCTACAGCATCGGCTTCCAGCTCAGCGAGGCGTTGCGCCGGCGGCGGCATCTGAGTCGATCACGGGCGCGGGCTCGTGCGATCGAGCTGCTGCAGTTGGTCGAGGTGCCGAACGCGAGCCAGCGGGTGAAGGACTATCCGCATCAGTTCTCCGGCGGCATGCGTCAGCGCGTGATGATCGCGATGGCGCTGGCGTTGGAACCCGAGGTGCTGATCGCCGACGAGCCGACCACCGCCCTGGACGTCACCGTGCAGGCCCAGATCATGCGGCTGCTCGGCGAGATCCAGGCCGAGCGGGAGATGGGGATGATCTTGATCACCCACGATCTCGGCGTGGTGGCCGAGGTCGCCGACGAGGTGAACGTGATGTACGCCGGTCGGGTGGTCGAGCAGGCCCCGGTCGAGCAGATCTTCGCCCGGCCGGGTCACCCGTACACCCAGGCGCTGCTGCGGTCGATCCCCCGGCTGGACCGCAAGGGTCACCAGCTGGATGCGATCAGCGGCCGGCCGCCGGAGCTGACCCGGATCCCGGCCGGCTGCCCGTTCCACCCGCGCTGCGACCGGGCCGAAGACATCTGCCGCAGCGACCCGGCGCCGGCGCTGCGTGAACTGGCCGGCGGCCGGTCGGCGGCCTGTCAGTTCGCCGAGTAG
- a CDS encoding ABC transporter permease: MSDATQAATIDLDVEANLSEGHGMWSGVLRQMLRRPDVIIGLVITLFFIFVAAFPQAITSVSPQHCDISVAKLHPQGFGHPHPFGTDVSGCDVLAQLAHGARPSLLLAFTVVAASLLIGVFLGVVSGFYLGWVDVAVSRLLEVFLVIPLLLAALLLLTLFRNIDVGDGAFATIIQPAIVLTAFGWMGYTRYVRAAVLEAKNLDYVQAARALGARDRRLMFSHILPNAIAPVTALVPTAIAGIISAEAVLAFLGIGVRPPAISWGIMISNGAPWFTGGYPYLLLFPLGCLLLTVLSLVVIGDNLRDALDPKLK, from the coding sequence ATGAGTGACGCGACGCAAGCCGCGACGATCGACCTCGACGTCGAGGCCAACCTGTCCGAGGGCCATGGCATGTGGTCCGGGGTGCTGCGGCAGATGCTGCGGCGGCCGGACGTGATCATCGGTTTGGTGATCACGCTGTTCTTCATCTTCGTGGCCGCGTTCCCGCAGGCGATCACCAGTGTCAGCCCGCAGCACTGCGACATCTCGGTGGCGAAGCTGCATCCGCAGGGTTTCGGCCATCCGCACCCGTTCGGCACCGACGTGTCCGGCTGCGACGTACTGGCCCAGCTGGCGCACGGCGCCCGGCCGTCCCTGCTGCTCGCCTTCACCGTGGTGGCCGCCTCGTTGTTGATCGGCGTCTTCCTCGGCGTCGTCTCCGGCTTCTACCTCGGCTGGGTCGACGTCGCGGTGTCCCGGCTGCTCGAGGTGTTCCTGGTGATCCCGCTGCTGCTGGCGGCACTGCTGCTGCTGACGCTGTTCCGCAACATCGACGTCGGCGACGGCGCCTTCGCCACCATCATCCAGCCGGCGATCGTGCTCACCGCGTTCGGCTGGATGGGCTACACCCGCTACGTCCGGGCCGCGGTGCTGGAGGCGAAGAACCTGGACTACGTGCAGGCCGCCCGGGCGCTGGGAGCCCGGGACCGCCGGCTGATGTTCAGCCACATCCTGCCGAACGCGATCGCGCCGGTGACCGCGCTGGTGCCGACCGCGATCGCCGGCATCATCTCGGCCGAGGCGGTGCTGGCGTTCCTGGGCATCGGGGTCCGGCCGCCGGCGATCAGCTGGGGCATCATGATCTCCAACGGCGCCCCGTGGTTCACCGGCGGATACCCGTACCTGTTGCTGTTTCCGCTCGGCTGCCTGCTGCTGACCGTACTGTCCCTGGTGGTGATCGGCGACAACCTGCGCGACGCCCTCGACCCCAAGCTCAAGTGA
- a CDS encoding ABC transporter permease: MVSYVIRRVLLGLLTVFLVLFLLHLLTTLAIQLNGNPALAFFGDRVPSPGQLHAVEVRYGLDDPCYGRPGDPCLRPFVHRLGEYLHGDFGTDFRDRPITELVAQAAPNTLRLFVIVTITWFFAGMLLGSVAARFRGKPADHSIRLTSILIDAFPVFVMLVVYRYIFTVPLTTWARNTFGPDSIPALLFKPSFDQDHPWLTLIVPGVLLGLAGCAGFIRLVRAAQLENYNADHVRTARSKGLGNTYVTGFHIVRNSSIPVVTALGFVFADALAGAVITEGVMNIRGMGNLLWQAVEKSDVSTVIGVTTILSVVIIGVMLLVDLAYAALDPRIRYE, from the coding sequence TTGGTCTCCTATGTCATCCGCCGGGTGCTGCTCGGTCTGCTCACCGTGTTCCTGGTGCTGTTTCTGCTGCACCTGCTGACCACACTGGCGATCCAGCTGAACGGCAACCCGGCGCTCGCATTCTTCGGCGATCGGGTGCCATCGCCGGGGCAGTTGCATGCGGTCGAGGTGCGGTACGGGCTGGACGATCCCTGCTACGGCCGCCCCGGCGACCCGTGTCTGCGGCCGTTCGTCCACCGGCTCGGTGAATACCTGCACGGCGACTTCGGTACGGACTTCCGGGACCGCCCGATCACCGAACTCGTCGCGCAGGCCGCGCCGAACACGCTGCGGCTGTTCGTGATCGTCACCATCACCTGGTTCTTCGCCGGCATGCTGCTCGGCTCGGTGGCCGCCCGGTTCCGCGGCAAGCCGGCCGATCACTCGATCCGGCTGACGTCGATCCTGATCGACGCCTTCCCGGTGTTCGTGATGTTGGTGGTCTACCGCTACATCTTCACGGTGCCGCTGACCACCTGGGCCCGAAACACGTTCGGACCGGACTCGATCCCGGCGCTGCTGTTCAAACCGTCCTTCGATCAAGATCATCCGTGGCTGACCTTGATCGTCCCGGGAGTGCTGCTCGGGCTGGCCGGCTGTGCCGGCTTCATCCGGCTGGTGCGGGCGGCGCAGTTGGAGAACTACAACGCCGATCACGTTCGGACGGCCCGGTCCAAGGGCTTGGGCAACACATACGTGACCGGCTTCCACATCGTCCGCAACTCTTCCATCCCGGTCGTCACCGCGCTCGGTTTCGTCTTCGCCGACGCGCTGGCCGGCGCGGTGATCACCGAGGGCGTGATGAACATCCGCGGCATGGGCAACCTGCTCTGGCAGGCGGTGGAGAAGAGCGACGTCTCGACCGTGATCGGAGTGACCACGATCCTGTCGGTGGTGATCATCGGCGTGATGCTGCTGGTCGATCTCGCCTACGCCGCCCTCGATCCGAGGATCCGCTATGAGTGA